GTGAACCAGCCGAAGCGCGCGCGCCAGCCATCGGCCTATGCGTCCGGCTCGCGAACCACTCCGGGCACCTGGCGGAGATCGAGATCCCGCATGGCCCCCACGGCGACTTCCCAGGCGCCCTCGCAGCAGAGCCCCCGGAGCGCGGCGTCCTCGTAGGCTTCGAGCGCGGCCTGGAGAAGCGTGGTCCGCACCCGCTCGGCCACGCGGCCACGCTCGTGCTCGTCCCACGGAGGCTTGGTCATGGATTCCTGTCCGGCTCGGGCGTCGCCGAGGCATAGCTCAGGCGGCCCCGGCGGATCGAGGCTGCCGAAGTGTAGGGGTGCAGCGCGGTAGTCCCCGGTCCCAGGATATGCCAGACGTCGCCCCCACTCCACCGGAGGACATCGGCGATGAGGCCGCGGTGGCAACGCCACCAGAGCGCCTCCGCGCACATGATCGCGGTCCGGAGCCCGAAGGCCATGCTTACCAGTTCGGTGAGGCCGTCGGCAAAGGGCTCCGTCAGCAGGTAGTCAGCGTATCCCCGAAAGCCGGCGTTGCGCCAGGCGGTGCTGGCGGAATCGGGCGCGGGGCGGCGGCGCCCGCCGAGCTCCGGGAGCCACCGGTACGCCAGCCCGTGCACGTCGAGGGCCGCGGCGAGCCGGTCGCGCCCGAATTGCGGCAGCCGGCGCGACCCGGGGTAGCGCCGCACATCGGCCACCGCCTCGATCTCGTGCTCGGCCAGCAGCGCGAGAAACTCGGCCTCGGTACGGGTCGAATGCCCGATGGTCCACACGCGAAGCCCTGCCAGCGGCTCGACGGGCCCCCGGACGCTCCCGCTCAGAAGGTCGTCGTCTCCTCGTCCGCGATCAGGAAGACGGGCGGTCCCCCGCTGGAGATCGAGATGGCGTGCGCCACCGCGCGTCCCGCCGGCTCGCCCGAAGCCGCCGCCTGCAGCGCCTGCAATGAGGGGAAGTGCAGCTCGGCAATCCGGGAGTACGGCGCCGGACCGCCGTCGGCCGTGCCCGTGATTCTCGACGCGACGAACTTGGTCATGCCCTTGAAGTTCGCCGGCGTCACCATGGGAGAGTGCTCTTCGC
The DNA window shown above is from Gemmatimonadales bacterium and carries:
- a CDS encoding DUF488 domain-containing protein, which codes for MWTIGHSTRTEAEFLALLAEHEIEAVADVRRYPGSRRLPQFGRDRLAAALDVHGLAYRWLPELGGRRRPAPDSASTAWRNAGFRGYADYLLTEPFADGLTELVSMAFGLRTAIMCAEALWWRCHRGLIADVLRWSGGDVWHILGPGTTALHPYTSAASIRRGRLSYASATPEPDRNP
- a CDS encoding EthD family reductase, whose product is MPGAKLVVLYPTPRDPATFERLYREEHSPMVTPANFKGMTKFVASRITGTADGGPAPYSRIAELHFPSLQALQAAASGEPAGRAVAHAISISSGGPPVFLIADEETTTF